The genomic stretch GAAGCCTAACTTGCAGTTGCCGGAGAGCTTGCATATGCCTGAAACCACCGAGATCCAGGGGTGGATGCACAATGCCTACCTCTGTTGGCTTGCATTCAGATCCAACTATATCGCCTATCCGATTCAGGTCTTGTCAAACTTCTGCATCGTTCTCTTCATGATACAATCATTGGATCGAATGATCCTGTGTCTTGGGTGCTTCTGGATCAAGCTGAAGAAGATCAAGCCAACCATAGACAGTGAATCGTTCAAAGCAGATGATGTAGAAAGTTCAGGATCTGAGTACCCCATGGTGCTAATCCAGATTCCAATGTGCAATGAGAGAGAGGTAATCTACATTTTGTTGCTCCTTATTCTTCATTCTTGTTCTATTGGATGCTTCTGCACATAATTGCATTTGtaccaaatatatgtatatatactattCAATTCCAGCTTcttttatcataaattttatgGCATCAGATGCCGAATATGTTCATGGTGCTACAGTTTGATGTGTTGCAGAAGTAATGATTTCCCTATTCTGGATTTAAACTTTTGCAGGTATATGAGCAATCTATTTCTGCTGCGTGCCAGATTGATTGGCCAAGAGACCGTGTTCTAGTTCAAGTTCTTGATGACTCGAATGATGAGACAATCATGCTCTTAATTAGAGCAGAGGTGTCCAAGTGGAGTCAACGAGGTGTCAACATTGTCTATCGGCATCGTTTAGTCCGAACTGGTTATAAAGCTGGAAATCTGAAGTCTGCTATGAGTTGTGACTATGTTAAAGACTATGAATTTGTTGCTATATTTGATGCTGACTTCACACCCAACCCAGATTTCCTTAAGAAGACTATTCCACATTTTAAGGTAGTGATAACATGCTACAAAAATTTCAGCTAATCGGTATACGACATATAGTGAACTCTCAACATTTTACTATTCATAAAATTTTGTTGATTCAGGGAAATCCCGAGCTTGGGCTGGTTCAGGCCAGATGGAGCTTCGTAAATAAGGATGAAAACCTGCTTACCCGACTCCAAAACATTAATCTCTGCTTCCATTTTGAAGTCGAGCAGCAGGTGAATGGTGTTTTCTTGAACTTCTTTGGCTTTAATGGGACTGCGGGTGTGTGGAGAATCAAAGCTTTGGAGGACTCTGGAGGTTGGCTGGAGCGGACAACTGTGGAAGATATGGACATTGCCGTACGTGCACATCTCAATGGTTGGAAGTTCATCTTCCTCAACGATGTCAAGGTGGTCCATGAGATACCAAAATTCATCCGTTGCTTCGCTTTGTATACAAGCCTTACATCTTATGTTTGATCCCTTTTGCTCAGGTGCTGTGTGAAGTGCCCGAATCTTATGAGGCTTACCGAAAACAGCAGCACAGATGGCACTCTGGTCCAATGCAATTATTCCGTCTATGCCTTCCAGCCATCTTAAAATCCAAGGTTCGTCATCTTAATACGAGCCTATCAATCTCGTTGAATGCATTCATTGCAGAAATATATTCAAGAGAACAATTCTTGTGCTTTTGCAGATATCTGTGTGGAAGAAGGCTAATTTAATCCTGCTCTTTTTCCTCTTGAGAAAGTTAATCCTCCCATTTTATTCTTTCACATTGTTTTGTGTAATTCTACCACTATCCATGTTTGTACCTGAGGCTGAGCTACCTCTCTGGGTAATCTGCTATATCCCTGTTATTATGTCATTCCTAAACATTCTACCAGCCCCAAGATCCTTCCCTTTCATTGTTCCTTACCTTCTCTTTGAGAACACCATGTCGGTGACCAAGTTCAATGCTATGGTAGTCGGTCTATTCCAACTGGGGAGTTCGTACGAATGGATTGTCACAAAGAAGGCAGGAAGGTCATCAGAATCTGATCTGTTGGTGGCAGCCGAAAGATGCTCGAAGCCTGTAGGCCATTTGCAACTACATAGGGGGGTTTCAGTGAGCGAGCTCATGGAGCTGAACAAATTGAAGGACCAGCAAGAagaagc from Musa acuminata AAA Group cultivar baxijiao chromosome BXJ1-3, Cavendish_Baxijiao_AAA, whole genome shotgun sequence encodes the following:
- the LOC103980011 gene encoding probable xyloglucan glycosyltransferase 5; the encoded protein is MAPSLDFSDWWAKEIRSGTPVVVTMQNPNYSVLEVDGPDAAAFQPADKGRGRNAKQVTWVLLLKAHRAVGCVAWLAAGLWSLLGALKKRVFFGQGFSTESDKPGKGRLLFRFLRGFLVLSIAMLALEMIAYWKGWHFKKPNLQLPESLHMPETTEIQGWMHNAYLCWLAFRSNYIAYPIQVLSNFCIVLFMIQSLDRMILCLGCFWIKLKKIKPTIDSESFKADDVESSGSEYPMVLIQIPMCNEREVYEQSISAACQIDWPRDRVLVQVLDDSNDETIMLLIRAEVSKWSQRGVNIVYRHRLVRTGYKAGNLKSAMSCDYVKDYEFVAIFDADFTPNPDFLKKTIPHFKGNPELGLVQARWSFVNKDENLLTRLQNINLCFHFEVEQQVNGVFLNFFGFNGTAGVWRIKALEDSGGWLERTTVEDMDIAVRAHLNGWKFIFLNDVKVLCEVPESYEAYRKQQHRWHSGPMQLFRLCLPAILKSKISVWKKANLILLFFLLRKLILPFYSFTLFCVILPLSMFVPEAELPLWVICYIPVIMSFLNILPAPRSFPFIVPYLLFENTMSVTKFNAMVVGLFQLGSSYEWIVTKKAGRSSESDLLVAAERCSKPVGHLQLHRGVSVSELMELNKLKDQQEEAPPPPPAKRGNQLYKKELALALLLLTAAVRSLLSAQGIHFYFLLFQGVSFLLVGLDLIGEQMV